From Kineosporia succinea, the proteins below share one genomic window:
- a CDS encoding helix-turn-helix domain-containing protein, with protein MLLRGLIGTVLRRIRLGQGRTLRDVAETARVSVPYLSEVERGRKEASSELLASICESLGLDLMDLLAEVRFELETERLAELASQPRTIGFTVSSQTELAPRPSMSGGGVALHAVSMAAA; from the coding sequence ATGCTGCTGCGAGGCCTGATCGGGACCGTTCTGCGCCGGATCCGGCTCGGCCAGGGCCGCACCCTGCGCGACGTCGCCGAGACCGCCCGGGTGTCTGTGCCCTACCTGTCCGAGGTGGAGCGTGGGCGCAAAGAGGCCTCGTCCGAATTGCTGGCGTCGATCTGCGAGTCGCTGGGCCTCGACCTGATGGACCTCTTGGCCGAGGTGCGCTTCGAGCTCGAGACCGAGCGCCTGGCCGAACTGGCGTCGCAGCCGCGCACGATCGGTTTCACCGTCTCGTCGCAGACCGAGCTGGCACCCCGCCCGTCGATGTCCGGCGGAGGCGTCGCCCTGCACGCAGTCTCCATGGCCGCCGCCTGA
- a CDS encoding diacylglycerol/lipid kinase family protein — translation MSISSDGLRDVVLVVVLLIALVVLVTLVVTRRRLLFRNRSADGSDGAAEAPQAAVVVHGKKIDDRDARRRQIEVLSGRLGWRAPVWLETTAQDPGRGQTEKAVADGASVVIAFGGDGTTRVVAGALAGTGVPMGLLPAGTGNLLARNLGIPPNRLESSLHIALTGRNRTIDVGHVELAEAQGTPPRLESFLVMSGLGFDAEVMATTAPELKKKIGWAAYVVAGFSRLRGRRTPVTMRVDDGPVQQRKIRAVVVGNVGMLQGGIQLMPGALPDDGWLDVVVVSPRGMTGWLPVLGAVLTRRNHATVEHFRCRTIEIHADKPMFAQLDGDPAGKAQSLRARVAPLALIVRVPG, via the coding sequence ATGTCGATCAGCAGCGATGGCCTCAGGGACGTCGTTCTGGTCGTCGTACTCCTCATCGCCCTGGTCGTGCTGGTCACCCTGGTCGTCACCCGGCGGCGCCTGCTCTTCCGCAACCGTTCGGCCGACGGCTCGGACGGTGCGGCGGAGGCTCCGCAGGCCGCGGTCGTGGTGCACGGCAAGAAGATCGACGACCGGGACGCCCGGCGGCGCCAGATCGAGGTGCTCTCGGGGCGTCTGGGCTGGCGGGCGCCGGTCTGGCTGGAGACGACGGCCCAGGATCCGGGACGCGGCCAGACCGAGAAGGCCGTGGCCGACGGCGCTTCGGTGGTCATCGCGTTCGGAGGAGACGGCACCACCCGGGTGGTCGCCGGGGCGCTCGCGGGCACCGGGGTGCCGATGGGGCTGCTGCCCGCCGGCACCGGCAACCTGCTGGCGCGCAATCTCGGCATCCCCCCGAACCGGCTCGAGTCGTCGCTGCACATCGCCCTGACCGGCCGGAACCGCACGATCGACGTCGGCCACGTCGAGCTCGCCGAGGCCCAGGGCACCCCGCCGCGTCTGGAGAGCTTCCTGGTGATGTCCGGCCTGGGCTTCGACGCCGAGGTGATGGCCACCACCGCGCCGGAGCTGAAGAAGAAGATCGGCTGGGCCGCCTACGTCGTCGCGGGGTTCAGCCGGCTGCGAGGCCGCCGCACCCCCGTGACCATGCGCGTCGACGACGGACCGGTCCAGCAACGCAAGATCCGCGCCGTCGTCGTCGGCAACGTCGGCATGCTGCAGGGCGGCATCCAGCTGATGCCCGGGGCCCTCCCCGACGACGGCTGGCTCGACGTCGTCGTGGTCTCCCCCCGTGGCATGACCGGGTGGCTCCCAGTGCTCGGAGCGGTGCTGACCCGGCGCAACCACGCCACGGTCGAGCACTTCCGCTGCCGCACCATCGAGATCCACGCCGACAAACCCATGTTCGCCCAGCTCGACGGCGACCCCGCCGGCAAGGCCCAGTCGCTGCGCGCCCGCGTGGCGCCCTTGGCGCTGATCGTGCGGGTGCCGGGCTAG
- a CDS encoding HAD family hydrolase encodes MTDHVIENRPRTDPADSWAPKLVALDIDGTILDHDQRLTDRVRTSVRAVAELGTHVVIATGRSLHETLPVLDRLGLVNGWAVCSNGSVTLRLDPTLPEGYEVADTITFDPAEVLNLLREHLPTALFALETRAGEFLLTAPFPPGELEGPHTRVAGWEDLCVEQACRVVVRSPDHTSDEFLELTRSVGLHGVNYSVGWTAWLDLAPSGVSKASALDAIRDRLGVDADSTLAVGDGRNDIEMFGWAGQAVAMGNATDDVKVHADVVTGTVADDGLAEVLEKLLVR; translated from the coding sequence ATGACAGACCACGTTATCGAGAACCGTCCTCGCACCGATCCAGCCGACTCCTGGGCGCCCAAGCTGGTGGCCCTGGACATCGACGGCACCATCCTCGACCACGACCAGCGCCTCACCGACCGGGTTCGCACGTCCGTACGGGCCGTGGCCGAACTGGGCACCCATGTGGTGATCGCCACCGGCCGCTCCCTGCACGAGACCCTGCCCGTGCTCGACCGGCTCGGCCTGGTCAACGGCTGGGCGGTGTGCAGCAACGGTTCCGTCACCCTGCGGCTCGACCCCACGCTGCCCGAGGGCTACGAGGTGGCCGACACCATCACGTTCGACCCCGCCGAGGTGCTCAACCTGCTGCGCGAGCACCTGCCCACGGCGCTGTTCGCCCTCGAGACCCGGGCCGGCGAGTTCCTGCTCACGGCGCCGTTCCCGCCCGGTGAGCTGGAGGGGCCGCACACCCGGGTGGCCGGCTGGGAAGACCTCTGCGTCGAACAGGCCTGCCGCGTCGTGGTGCGCAGTCCCGACCACACCAGCGACGAGTTCCTCGAGCTCACCCGGTCGGTCGGGCTGCACGGCGTGAACTACTCGGTGGGCTGGACGGCCTGGCTCGACCTGGCTCCCAGCGGCGTCAGCAAGGCCAGTGCCCTCGACGCGATCCGCGACCGTCTCGGGGTGGACGCCGACTCCACGCTGGCGGTCGGTGACGGCCGCAACGACATCGAGATGTTCGGCTGGGCGGGTCAGGCGGTCGCCATGGGCAACGCCACCGACGACGTGAAGGTGCACGCCGACGTCGTCACCGGAACCGTCGCCGACGACGGTCTGGCCGAGGTGCTGGAGAAGCTGCTCGTGCGGTGA
- a CDS encoding PRC-barrel domain-containing protein: MSVLLRAADLVKRPVVTLAGDDVAQIKDVVYSSLSGELAGFTLNGRGIFAGPLKKTLPWASVHGLGPAAVMITDETSLADQRAFDGEMEGAGGVVIGSTVITQSGRNLGAVTDVILSVDEKRTDAVGYEIEPSDKSAPRRQFVPLPDALSVSGEALILPDTALDFIRDDLAGFGAAVEEFRARLGKHEATPAEPASGDAPPAPTSTAPPATTAPPATTAPPATAPTTTPTTTPASEPPTPATPSAPSSQEPPL, translated from the coding sequence GTGAGTGTGCTGCTGAGGGCGGCGGACCTGGTGAAGCGTCCCGTGGTGACGCTGGCCGGCGACGACGTGGCCCAGATCAAAGACGTGGTGTATTCATCGCTCTCCGGTGAGCTCGCCGGGTTCACCCTGAACGGGCGTGGCATCTTCGCCGGCCCGCTGAAGAAGACCCTGCCCTGGGCGAGCGTGCACGGCCTCGGCCCGGCGGCGGTCATGATCACCGACGAGACCAGCCTGGCCGACCAGCGCGCCTTCGACGGCGAGATGGAAGGCGCGGGCGGCGTGGTGATCGGCTCGACCGTGATCACGCAGAGCGGGCGCAATCTCGGCGCGGTCACCGACGTGATCCTCTCCGTCGACGAGAAGCGCACCGACGCCGTCGGTTACGAGATCGAGCCGAGCGACAAGTCAGCCCCGCGGCGGCAGTTCGTGCCTCTGCCCGACGCCCTCTCGGTATCCGGCGAGGCGCTGATCCTGCCCGACACCGCACTCGACTTCATCCGCGACGATCTCGCCGGGTTCGGCGCGGCCGTCGAGGAGTTCCGGGCCCGGCTGGGGAAGCACGAGGCGACTCCCGCGGAGCCGGCTTCCGGCGACGCGCCACCGGCGCCGACCTCGACCGCACCGCCGGCCACGACCGCACCGCCGGCCACGACCGCACCGCCGGCCACGGCCCCCACCACAACCCCCACCACAACCCCGGCCTCGGAGCCACCGACCCCGGCCACCCCGTCCGCACCGTCTTCCCAGGAGCCGCCGCTGTGA
- a CDS encoding PRC-barrel domain-containing protein, with amino-acid sequence MIRFSDIAGNPVMDTSTATTIGRIEAPVVDPATRHVVGFRVKKSQGPGNVVLWSALAGLGPDALTVGSAEAVADPPAELKDRSGKKLDLLKRQVLTEHGHPLGKVRDVEFDPSDGRITSLLLKDSFVDGARLLGIGRYAVVVAG; translated from the coding sequence GTGATCAGGTTCAGCGACATCGCGGGCAATCCGGTGATGGACACGTCGACCGCCACCACCATCGGCCGGATCGAGGCCCCGGTCGTCGACCCGGCCACCCGTCACGTGGTGGGGTTCCGGGTGAAGAAGAGCCAGGGCCCGGGCAACGTGGTGCTCTGGTCGGCACTGGCCGGACTGGGCCCCGACGCCCTCACGGTGGGCTCGGCCGAGGCCGTGGCCGACCCCCCGGCCGAGCTGAAAGACCGCTCGGGCAAGAAACTCGACCTGCTCAAGCGCCAGGTGCTGACCGAGCACGGGCATCCGCTGGGCAAGGTCCGCGACGTCGAGTTCGACCCGTCCGACGGGCGGATCACGAGCCTGCTGCTGAAAGACAGCTTCGTCGACGGCGCCCGGCTTCTCGGAATCGGCCGGTACGCCGTGGTGGTCGCTGGCTGA
- a CDS encoding glycosyltransferase 87 family protein, giving the protein MNKAESPRRAGPWLLLGVLVLAASAFPLAWHYLVTYPRENWQVDLEVYREGARAVVTGFPLYDLRTIQPQFLPFTYPPFAAFTALPLLFAPFHVIGWVWTGVQCALLWWTVGIAFRPFLNRFAHRAGLVRGVLAAGGVWLLPVADGVRFGQVNAVIVALCLWDVTRRSRVDGSWAGGSGVGVALATAVKLTPGVFWLHWAVARRWKVLATSVGTAALVTIVSWFLLPPASATYWTDALLDPERLGPNGGTSNQSLRGVLLRLGPPDDSLAFTVINVLLVVAVLAAALPLARLLDRLGEPVAVVAVVGMTAYLISPVSWVHHMHWGVVVIGAVLGDGRDRRRVAVAVAGAVLLWIRMPWWGANLLAGNDVPNFVARVVQNSYSWWAVLSLLALWLLVARKPVAGAEAEDATEPEEAPAGLGRRG; this is encoded by the coding sequence GTGAACAAGGCTGAATCACCGCGCCGCGCGGGGCCCTGGCTGCTGCTGGGGGTCCTCGTTCTGGCCGCTTCGGCCTTCCCTCTGGCCTGGCACTACCTGGTCACCTACCCCCGTGAGAACTGGCAGGTCGATCTCGAGGTCTACCGCGAGGGTGCCCGGGCCGTGGTCACCGGTTTCCCGCTCTACGACCTGCGCACGATCCAGCCCCAGTTCCTGCCCTTCACCTACCCTCCCTTCGCCGCGTTCACCGCACTCCCGTTGCTCTTCGCGCCCTTCCACGTGATCGGCTGGGTGTGGACGGGAGTGCAGTGCGCCCTGCTGTGGTGGACGGTCGGGATCGCGTTCCGTCCCTTCCTCAACCGGTTCGCCCACCGGGCCGGCCTGGTCAGGGGGGTGCTGGCGGCCGGGGGCGTGTGGCTGTTGCCGGTCGCCGACGGGGTGCGCTTCGGCCAGGTCAACGCGGTCATCGTGGCCCTGTGCCTGTGGGACGTCACGCGGCGCTCGCGGGTCGACGGGTCGTGGGCCGGGGGCAGTGGCGTGGGGGTGGCGCTGGCGACGGCGGTGAAGCTCACGCCGGGAGTGTTCTGGCTGCACTGGGCCGTGGCCCGGCGCTGGAAGGTGCTGGCCACCTCGGTCGGCACGGCCGCGCTGGTCACGATCGTGTCGTGGTTCCTGCTGCCCCCGGCCTCGGCCACCTACTGGACCGACGCGCTGCTCGACCCGGAGCGCCTGGGGCCCAACGGCGGCACGTCCAACCAGTCGCTGCGCGGCGTGCTGCTGCGGCTCGGCCCGCCCGACGACAGCCTGGCCTTCACGGTGATCAACGTGCTGCTGGTGGTCGCGGTGCTGGCGGCGGCCCTGCCCCTGGCCCGGCTGCTCGACCGGCTCGGTGAGCCGGTGGCCGTGGTCGCCGTGGTCGGCATGACGGCCTACCTGATCTCGCCGGTGTCGTGGGTGCACCACATGCACTGGGGGGTGGTGGTCATCGGCGCGGTGCTGGGAGACGGGCGAGACCGGCGCCGGGTCGCGGTGGCGGTGGCCGGGGCGGTGCTGCTCTGGATCCGGATGCCCTGGTGGGGGGCCAACCTGCTGGCGGGCAACGACGTGCCGAACTTCGTGGCCCGCGTGGTGCAGAACTCGTACAGCTGGTGGGCGGTGCTGAGCCTGCTGGCGCTGTGGCTGCTGGTGGCGCGAAAACCGGTGGCCGGCGCGGAGGCAGAAGATGCCACCGAGCCGGAAGAAGCACCCGCCGGGCTCGGACGCCGGGGGTAG
- a CDS encoding class I SAM-dependent methyltransferase, whose protein sequence is MTVWQWDPSLYSGSADYYDRGRMPYPPGVVRAIRQALALDGTGRLLDIGCGPGSLTIPLAGSFAEAIGIDADPGMIEVAAKNTGSQSVSWRTMRAEELPGDLGPFRVITFALSFHWLDQATVARAVAGMLEPGGAVVHLGAITDKGTGSTPRTALRFPQPPWGEVRELVSRYLGEELRAGSGLRPVEAFGTERDVFAAAGFAEPEVIEVPYATTRVRTVDEIVASVYSLSYSAPHLFGDRLDDFEAELRDLLSSYAANGGLFVEEAGGATLTFWRGVGSGAGEVPAVEVPEDAVPEDAGLVDAGSVDAGSVDDAPVASEPEPTRKPARRPARKTVKKAAKAPAARKASATKTATKTATEAATETATKTATKAATEAATKAAPAKKVPAAKTAPVKKASAAKVAPAKKVPAAKKVPAAKTASAKKASAAKKAPAKKAPAQKNPKPSAPREATSTEPAAPRKAAPRKTAPARATSAATTPAKATAREATARKTTPRQAAPRKTVSAETASAAPSPSKAAPRKAAPRKATVAARGTGASSSTETAVPAPRPKTRKAAPAAPKKA, encoded by the coding sequence ATGACCGTGTGGCAATGGGATCCGTCGCTCTACTCCGGCAGCGCCGACTACTACGACCGGGGCCGGATGCCGTACCCGCCGGGCGTCGTGCGGGCGATCCGGCAGGCGCTCGCGCTCGACGGCACGGGCCGTCTTCTCGACATCGGCTGCGGTCCGGGCTCACTGACCATCCCGCTGGCCGGTTCGTTCGCCGAGGCAATCGGTATCGACGCCGATCCGGGCATGATCGAGGTCGCGGCGAAAAACACTGGCTCGCAGTCGGTCTCGTGGCGCACGATGCGTGCCGAAGAGCTTCCCGGTGATCTCGGCCCGTTCCGGGTGATCACGTTCGCGCTGTCGTTCCACTGGCTCGACCAGGCGACGGTGGCCCGCGCGGTGGCCGGCATGCTCGAGCCGGGCGGTGCCGTGGTGCATCTGGGCGCGATCACCGACAAGGGCACGGGCTCGACGCCGCGCACCGCGCTGCGTTTCCCGCAGCCGCCCTGGGGTGAGGTGCGCGAGCTGGTGAGCCGTTACCTGGGGGAGGAGCTGCGGGCCGGTTCGGGGCTGCGGCCGGTCGAGGCGTTCGGCACCGAGCGTGACGTGTTCGCGGCCGCCGGTTTCGCCGAGCCCGAGGTGATCGAGGTGCCCTACGCCACCACCCGCGTGCGCACGGTGGACGAGATCGTCGCCTCGGTGTACTCGCTCTCGTACTCGGCGCCGCACCTCTTCGGCGACCGGCTGGACGACTTCGAGGCCGAGCTGCGCGACCTGCTGTCGTCGTACGCCGCCAACGGCGGGCTGTTCGTGGAGGAGGCCGGCGGGGCGACGCTGACGTTCTGGCGCGGTGTCGGCTCGGGTGCGGGCGAGGTGCCCGCGGTCGAGGTGCCTGAGGACGCGGTGCCTGAGGACGCGGGGTTGGTGGACGCGGGGTCGGTGGACGCGGGGTCGGTGGACGACGCTCCGGTCGCCTCTGAACCCGAACCCACCCGCAAGCCCGCTCGCCGGCCCGCTCGCAAGACGGTGAAGAAGGCTGCCAAGGCTCCGGCGGCGCGCAAGGCCTCGGCCACCAAGACGGCCACCAAGACGGCCACTGAGGCGGCCACTGAGACGGCCACCAAGACGGCCACCAAGGCGGCCACTGAGGCGGCCACTAAGGCGGCCCCGGCGAAGAAGGTCCCCGCCGCGAAGACGGCTCCGGTGAAGAAGGCCTCCGCCGCGAAGGTGGCTCCGGCGAAGAAGGTCCCCGCCGCGAAGAAGGTCCCCGCCGCGAAGACGGCTTCGGCGAAGAAGGCCTCCGCCGCCAAGAAAGCCCCGGCGAAGAAGGCCCCGGCCCAGAAGAACCCCAAGCCCTCGGCGCCCCGTGAGGCCACCTCTACCGAGCCGGCCGCGCCCCGCAAGGCCGCGCCGCGAAAGACGGCGCCCGCCAGGGCCACATCGGCCGCGACGACACCTGCCAAGGCCACAGCCCGCGAGGCCACGGCGCGCAAGACCACGCCTCGTCAGGCGGCCCCGCGCAAGACGGTATCGGCCGAGACCGCATCGGCCGCGCCCTCGCCCTCCAAGGCCGCGCCCCGTAAGGCCGCGCCCCGTAAGGCGACCGTGGCCGCCCGGGGGACCGGCGCGTCCTCAAGCACCGAGACCGCTGTGCCCGCACCCCGCCCGAAAACGCGCAAGGCCGCCCCCGCCGCGCCGAAGAAGGCCTAG
- the mptB gene encoding polyprenol phosphomannose-dependent alpha 1,6 mannosyltransferase MptB — MLYRWAGALCVLLLAGVAVAGDSAAVPGLGPATWYPSWDLGLGPSSGLVTVLLALAAVLGAVTVWRGLRGVDLRPRTVALAAVSVVLLFTVLPPLGSADHLSYLAYGRIAAAGDDPYVVDPGTWRGGTDPVAGAIQPPWQHTPSVYGPVSTAAQVLAVWVGGDSLRLTVWAWQIICGLAFLAVALVLDRLTRHDPSARARTWVVWTLNPLLLGQVVLGGHLDVIAVAFAVGALAAASHRPLLAGLLMGAAVSSKITIGLFALAIVWGLRHRPWGPLARHLGLMAVGGLVVVVPAHLWSGVHTYDRLQQASRQVSFATPWHLVTGLLDPVFGSGLRGVLGPLALVLAGVLGLLLLRRLGPVAAATAGAETSSMARAALALGVGWLLTTTYSLPWYDCMVWAPLALLAPTLLDGALLARLFVLVLAYVPGRVVGMSEPVREITLGFRGAVAPWLELAVVLAVFVWTCLRWKDFRWSGEIGTVDEAEQRGPSSSVSRFDSGSAG, encoded by the coding sequence GTGCTCTACCGCTGGGCCGGTGCGCTCTGTGTGCTGCTGCTGGCCGGGGTCGCCGTCGCGGGAGACTCCGCCGCCGTGCCCGGGCTCGGCCCGGCGACCTGGTACCCGTCCTGGGACCTGGGCCTGGGCCCGAGCTCCGGGCTGGTCACGGTGCTGCTCGCGCTCGCGGCGGTGCTCGGGGCGGTCACCGTCTGGCGCGGGTTGCGGGGTGTCGACCTGCGGCCCCGCACCGTCGCCCTGGCGGCGGTCTCGGTGGTGCTCCTGTTCACCGTGCTGCCCCCGCTGGGCTCCGCCGACCACCTCTCCTACCTGGCCTACGGCCGCATCGCCGCCGCCGGTGACGATCCCTACGTGGTCGACCCGGGCACCTGGCGCGGTGGTACCGACCCGGTCGCGGGCGCGATCCAGCCGCCCTGGCAGCACACCCCCAGCGTCTACGGCCCGGTCTCGACCGCCGCCCAGGTGCTGGCCGTGTGGGTCGGTGGCGACTCGCTGCGGCTCACGGTCTGGGCCTGGCAGATCATCTGCGGCCTGGCCTTCCTGGCCGTCGCGCTGGTGCTCGACCGGCTCACCCGCCACGACCCCTCGGCCCGGGCCCGCACCTGGGTGGTCTGGACGCTGAACCCGCTGCTGCTCGGCCAGGTCGTGCTCGGGGGACACCTCGACGTGATCGCGGTGGCCTTCGCGGTGGGGGCGCTCGCGGCGGCGTCCCACCGGCCGCTGCTCGCCGGGCTGCTGATGGGCGCCGCGGTCAGCAGCAAGATCACCATCGGTCTGTTCGCCCTGGCCATCGTCTGGGGACTGCGACACCGCCCCTGGGGCCCGCTGGCCCGGCACCTGGGACTGATGGCGGTCGGCGGGCTGGTCGTGGTGGTGCCCGCCCACCTGTGGAGCGGTGTGCACACCTACGACCGGCTGCAGCAGGCCAGCCGCCAGGTCTCGTTCGCCACGCCCTGGCACCTGGTCACCGGCCTGCTCGACCCGGTCTTCGGCTCGGGCCTGCGCGGTGTGCTGGGTCCGCTGGCCCTGGTGCTCGCCGGGGTGCTCGGGCTGCTCCTGCTGCGCCGGCTCGGGCCGGTGGCCGCCGCGACGGCCGGCGCCGAGACCTCCTCGATGGCCCGCGCCGCACTCGCACTGGGCGTGGGCTGGTTGTTGACGACGACTTATTCGTTGCCGTGGTACGACTGCATGGTGTGGGCACCGCTGGCGCTGCTCGCTCCGACCCTGCTCGACGGCGCGCTCCTGGCCCGCCTGTTCGTGCTGGTCCTGGCCTATGTCCCGGGCCGGGTGGTCGGGATGTCCGAACCGGTACGAGAGATCACCCTGGGTTTCCGCGGGGCCGTGGCGCCCTGGCTGGAGCTTGCCGTCGTTCTGGCGGTGTTCGTCTGGACCTGCTTGCGCTGGAAGGATTTCCGGTGGTCAGGTGAGATCGGGACAGTGGATGAGGCAGAGCAGCGTGGCCCCTCGTCGTCGGTGAGCAGATTCGACTCCGGCTCGGCCGGATGA
- a CDS encoding glycosyltransferase family 2 protein — protein sequence MNPGRPGGLAVIIPAKDEAERIAATVRAALALPGADLVVVVDDGSGDETAAIAAEAGAQVVSHQVNRGKAAAMETGAARAAVLDAGSPRALLFIDGDLGASAAATSTIVEPVLAGEADMTISLIPPQATAGGGSGKVVRLARKGIRQATGWTATQPLSGTRCISRPAFDAAQPLAIGWGVETGLTIDVLNAGYRVIEVPCELHHRVTGSDLRGQLHRAGQYRDVWLALAERRTRRVPAVNKVFRPASKVVRQALGG from the coding sequence CTGAACCCCGGCCGACCCGGCGGCCTGGCCGTGATCATCCCGGCCAAGGACGAGGCCGAGCGCATCGCCGCGACCGTGCGGGCCGCGCTGGCCCTGCCCGGCGCCGACCTGGTGGTCGTGGTCGACGACGGCTCCGGCGACGAGACCGCGGCGATCGCGGCGGAGGCCGGGGCCCAGGTGGTCAGTCACCAGGTCAACCGGGGCAAGGCCGCCGCGATGGAGACGGGCGCGGCCCGGGCCGCGGTGCTCGACGCCGGTTCGCCCCGAGCCCTCCTGTTCATCGACGGTGACCTGGGAGCGAGTGCCGCCGCCACGTCCACCATCGTCGAGCCCGTGCTGGCCGGCGAGGCCGACATGACCATCTCGCTGATCCCGCCGCAGGCCACGGCCGGAGGCGGCAGCGGCAAGGTGGTGCGTCTGGCCCGCAAGGGCATCCGCCAGGCCACCGGCTGGACGGCCACGCAGCCGCTGTCGGGCACCCGCTGCATCAGCCGCCCCGCCTTCGACGCCGCTCAGCCGCTGGCGATCGGCTGGGGCGTCGAGACCGGCCTGACCATCGACGTGCTGAACGCCGGCTACCGGGTGATCGAGGTGCCGTGCGAGCTGCACCACCGGGTCACCGGTTCCGACCTGCGTGGTCAGCTGCACCGCGCCGGGCAGTACCGCGACGTGTGGCTGGCCCTGGCCGAACGCCGCACCCGCCGGGTGCCCGCGGTGAACAAGGTGTTCCGGCCGGCCTCGAAGGTGGTCCGCCAGGCTCTCGGAGGGTAG
- a CDS encoding DUF5926 family protein, translating to MGKKQRRTGSAPAAVVDGEIPVVGGREDCPCGSGKRYKACHGRAARIEAMKVVIRPFEGLAGERDWVAMREIVPAATAVVPVKDEFGGGTVTIATILPMAWPALHRADGEVLLGLQTGGGSGDASRDLAAALLKARELEPGNPVDDSDLPGPGPRLQDVLDLSGGFDVTVHEGFDFWFAADNELTPEVRESLEQANGAAVPTKRLKSVDAAYWVQMGARRHLRWVLTDDETEVLDGIARLHAAGESALVDGSRYVGSFRACGLIVPVWDLADDTEPEELEKPIVAFGERLREAMARTEPLTAEERRVRAGVVSRQVTLR from the coding sequence ATGGGAAAGAAGCAGCGCCGAACCGGATCCGCCCCCGCCGCCGTCGTGGACGGTGAGATCCCGGTCGTCGGTGGTCGTGAGGACTGCCCGTGCGGTTCGGGCAAGCGGTACAAGGCGTGTCACGGGCGGGCCGCCCGGATCGAGGCGATGAAGGTCGTCATCCGGCCCTTCGAGGGCCTGGCCGGTGAGCGCGACTGGGTCGCGATGCGCGAGATCGTGCCGGCGGCGACCGCGGTCGTGCCGGTGAAGGACGAGTTCGGGGGCGGCACCGTCACCATCGCCACCATCCTGCCGATGGCCTGGCCGGCCCTGCACCGCGCCGACGGTGAGGTGCTGCTCGGCCTGCAGACCGGTGGCGGCTCCGGCGACGCCAGCCGCGACCTGGCCGCCGCGCTGCTCAAGGCCCGTGAGCTGGAGCCCGGCAACCCGGTCGACGACAGCGACCTGCCCGGTCCCGGCCCGCGTCTGCAGGACGTGCTCGACCTGTCCGGCGGCTTCGACGTCACCGTGCACGAGGGCTTCGACTTCTGGTTCGCCGCGGACAACGAGCTCACCCCCGAGGTGCGTGAGTCGCTCGAGCAGGCGAACGGTGCGGCCGTGCCCACCAAGCGCCTGAAGTCCGTCGACGCCGCGTACTGGGTGCAGATGGGCGCCCGCCGCCACCTGCGCTGGGTCCTGACCGACGACGAGACCGAGGTGCTCGACGGCATCGCCCGGCTGCACGCCGCGGGTGAGTCCGCGCTGGTGGACGGGTCCCGGTACGTGGGCTCGTTCCGGGCCTGCGGCCTGATCGTGCCGGTCTGGGACCTCGCCGACGACACCGAGCCGGAGGAGCTGGAGAAGCCGATCGTGGCCTTCGGCGAGCGGCTGCGCGAGGCGATGGCCCGCACCGAGCCGCTGACGGCCGAGGAGCGCCGGGTGCGCGCCGGTGTGGTGTCGCGTCAGGTGACCCTGCGCTGA
- a CDS encoding 2'-5' RNA ligase family protein → MKGLHDHWVEMPEWQPGRELWAFYLTFADAHALHARVARDQAALTRVHHLDPIPRPRLHLSVQGIAFRDLVHDAEIERLADVVREAVSRRPLPRLLAGPAANDYDAVSLPVQPAAEIVALRDLVRLTAYDLIGPERIYQLPESESGFVPHVSIAYSSAEISGEELAAGLEHTSPETTEIDVRHLSLVALRRANRAWSWQREVRLPFAQATTV, encoded by the coding sequence GTGAAGGGTCTGCACGACCACTGGGTCGAGATGCCGGAATGGCAGCCGGGCCGAGAACTCTGGGCGTTCTACCTGACCTTCGCCGATGCTCACGCGCTGCACGCGCGGGTCGCCCGCGACCAGGCCGCCCTGACCCGCGTCCATCATCTCGACCCGATCCCGCGCCCGCGGCTGCACCTGAGCGTGCAGGGGATCGCGTTCCGCGACCTGGTGCACGACGCGGAGATCGAGCGGCTTGCGGACGTGGTGCGCGAGGCGGTCTCGCGGCGTCCCCTGCCGCGGTTGCTGGCGGGGCCGGCCGCGAACGACTACGACGCCGTGAGCCTGCCGGTGCAGCCCGCGGCCGAGATCGTGGCGCTGCGCGACCTGGTGCGCCTGACCGCCTACGACCTGATCGGGCCGGAGCGGATCTACCAGTTGCCCGAGTCCGAGAGCGGTTTCGTGCCGCACGTCAGCATCGCCTACTCCAGTGCCGAGATCAGCGGCGAGGAGCTGGCCGCCGGGCTGGAGCACACCAGCCCGGAGACCACGGAGATCGACGTGCGCCACCTGTCGCTGGTGGCCCTGCGGCGCGCCAACAGGGCCTGGTCGTGGCAGCGCGAGGTCCGGCTGCCGTTCGCCCAGGCCACCACCGTCTAG